A window of Acidimicrobiia bacterium contains these coding sequences:
- a CDS encoding beta-phosphoglucomutase family hydrolase, whose product MAIVDWQRYRAVLFDLDGVLTATAKVHSAAWRRAFDSFLEQHEEGLEPFDIDSDYRRYVDGKPRFDGVSSFLDSRGIDLPWGEPSDPAGYETVCAVGNLKNDLFESVLEDEGADVYPGSLALLDHLAELEMPIAVVSASANCEAVLRSVGILDRFHARVDGIVAAEVGLRGKPKPDPFLEAARRLDTPPAGCVVVEDAISGVEAGRAGGFGLVVGVDRHGDPDALHAAGADIVVSDLGELVP is encoded by the coding sequence ATGGCGATCGTCGACTGGCAAAGATACCGAGCAGTGCTGTTCGACCTCGATGGCGTGCTCACCGCTACAGCCAAGGTGCACTCGGCAGCTTGGCGGAGGGCATTCGACTCATTCCTGGAGCAGCACGAGGAGGGCTTGGAGCCCTTCGACATCGACTCGGACTACCGCCGCTACGTGGACGGCAAGCCCCGCTTCGACGGTGTGTCCAGCTTTCTCGACTCGAGGGGGATCGACCTCCCGTGGGGAGAACCGAGCGATCCGGCTGGATACGAGACCGTTTGCGCGGTCGGCAACCTGAAGAACGACCTCTTCGAGTCGGTGCTCGAGGACGAGGGCGCCGACGTGTATCCGGGCTCGCTGGCGCTCCTCGACCACCTCGCCGAGCTCGAGATGCCGATCGCCGTGGTGTCCGCCTCTGCGAACTGTGAAGCGGTCCTGCGCTCCGTCGGCATCCTCGACAGGTTCCACGCCAGGGTGGACGGGATCGTCGCAGCCGAGGTGGGCCTGCGGGGGAAGCCGAAGCCCGATCCGTTCCTCGAGGCGGCGAGACGTCTCGACACTCCTCCGGCCGGGTGCGTCGTCGTCGAAGATGCGATCAGCGGCGTCGAAGCAGGAAGGGCGGGTGGTTTCGGGCTCGTGGTGGGTGTCGACAGGCACGGCGACCCGGATGCGCTTCATGCCGCCGGGGCAGACATCGTCGTCTCCGACCTCGGCGAGCTCGTGCCGTGA